One Actinomycetospora corticicola genomic window, CCGGTCGACCACCTGGACGTCGCTGACCCGGCCGACCCGGACGCCGGCGATCCGCACGTCGCTGCCGGCGATGAGGCCGGAGGCGTCGGTGAACCGCGCCTTGTACTCCTGGGTCGAGGCGAAGAAGTTGTTCTGGATCGTGCCCAGCAGCAGGACCACCGACAGGACGGTGACGATCGCGAAGATGACCAGCTTGACCAGCGGCGCGACGACCCCCCTCATCGGAGCTCCACCGTCGTGCCGCGCAGGGTCGCGCCGGTCAGGTAGGGCGCGAACGCGGGCACCTGGGACGGGGCGACGCCCATCTGCATGGCGGTCAGCTCGGTCACGAAGCTGCGCTCCTCCGGGGAGTTGGGCGTGTTCGGCAGACCGATGTTGGCCGCGTCGATCCGCGCCGCGCCCTGGCCCTCGGTGGGCGCCGGGGCGGTGCTCGTACCGGAGGTGCTGCCACCGGTGTTCTGCGGGGTGGCGACGCGGGTCTGGACCCCGCCGTTGTCACCGCCGGTGGCGGCCATGCCCGAGTTCGACGAGGCCGGCGGCGCGAACGACCCGTCGGCGAACGGGCCGCCCGGCGGGTACTGCGGCGCCTTGCCGTTGACGAAGTAGCAGCGCGGCCCGCGGGTGTCCCGGTAGGCCGGGGCGTCACTCGGGACGTACTTGCCGCGGTCGATGACGATCTCGGCCGCGATCTGGATGCCCGTGTCCGGCTTGAGGACGTCGTTGATCTTGGGCGTCAGGTCGGTCAGCTGCTGGAACAGGCAGGGGAACTCGGGGCTGTACCGCCGCAGCAGGTCCAGCACCGGGTACGACCGGGCGGCGAGCTCGATGATGTTCGCGCGGTTCGCCGCGAGGAACGTCGTCGTGACGTCCGAGGCCGAGGTGACCGAGCGGAAGGTCGACTCGAAGGCCGCCCGCTCCTCCACGAGCGTGCGGCTCGTCGTCACCAGGTTGTCCAGCGCGGAGAGCAGGTCCGGGAGCGCGGCGTTGTAGATGTCCGCGGTCGGGGCCAGCAGGCGCAGGTCGTTGATGAGGTCGGGCAGCGACGGGTTGATCCCGGTGAGGAACTGGTTGAGCTGCACCAGGGTCTGACCGGTCTGCGTGCCGCGGCCGGAGAGCGCCATGGAGATCGCGCCGAGGGTGTCGGAGAGCTTCTGCGGCTCGACCGCCTGGATGACCGGGAGCAGGTTGTTCAGCACCTGCTCGGTCTCGACGGCGTTCTGCGACCGGTCCTCGCCGATCAGGTCGCCGCCCTGCAGGCGTCGCTGCGTCGGGTTCGGCGGGATCTCCAGCGACACGAAGCGCTCACCGAAGAGCGTCTTCGGGATGAGGCGGGCCGTGACGTTGCTCGGGATCGCGGACAACGCATCGGGGTCCATGGCCATCTCGACGGTGGCCTTCTGCCCGTCCGAGGAGACCGACCGGATCTCGCCGACGATCACGCCGCGGACCTTGACGTCGCCCTGCTTGGAGAGCTGGTTGCCGACCGTGTCGGTCTGCAGCGTGACCATCTCGACGGACTTGAACACCTTGTTGAACTGCGCGAGGCAGAGCCCGATCACCAGCGCGATGATCAGGAGCAGCGCGACCCCGTAGAGGCGGCGCCGCGTCGACGTCAGCGGCGGGCGGAGGTCCTTCACCGGCGCGGTCATCCGGCGATCCGGACCGACGTCGTGGTGCCCCAGATGGCCAGGGTCAGCAGGTTGTCCAGGACGGTGAAGACGACGATCGAGTTCCGCACCGCGTTACCGACCGCCACGCCGACGCCGGCGGGCCCGCCACCGGCGTTGTAGCCGTAGTAGCAGTGGATCAGGATGATCGCGAAGGCGAAGACCAGCACCTTGGCGAACGAGTAGACGACGTCCTCGGGCGGCAGGAACAGGTTGAAGTAGTGGTCGTAGGTGCCCGAGGACTGCGTGTAGAAGTTCGTGACCAGCAGCCGGGACGCCAGGTAGGAGGCGACCAGGCCGATGACGTAGAGCGGGATGACCGCGATGAAGCCGGCGATGACGCGCGAGGTCACGAGGAACGGCAGCGAGGGCACCGCCATGACCTCGAGCGCGTCGATCTCCTCGGACACCCGCTGGGCGCCGAGCTGGGCGGTGAAGCCGGCGCCGACCGTCGCGGAGAGCGCCAGCGCCCCGACCAGCGGCGCCACCTCGCGGGTGTTGAAGTACGCCGTCACGAAGCCGGAGAAG contains:
- a CDS encoding MCE family protein; amino-acid sequence: MTAPVKDLRPPLTSTRRRLYGVALLLIIALVIGLCLAQFNKVFKSVEMVTLQTDTVGNQLSKQGDVKVRGVIVGEIRSVSSDGQKATVEMAMDPDALSAIPSNVTARLIPKTLFGERFVSLEIPPNPTQRRLQGGDLIGEDRSQNAVETEQVLNNLLPVIQAVEPQKLSDTLGAISMALSGRGTQTGQTLVQLNQFLTGINPSLPDLINDLRLLAPTADIYNAALPDLLSALDNLVTTSRTLVEERAAFESTFRSVTSASDVTTTFLAANRANIIELAARSYPVLDLLRRYSPEFPCLFQQLTDLTPKINDVLKPDTGIQIAAEIVIDRGKYVPSDAPAYRDTRGPRCYFVNGKAPQYPPGGPFADGSFAPPASSNSGMAATGGDNGGVQTRVATPQNTGGSTSGTSTAPAPTEGQGAARIDAANIGLPNTPNSPEERSFVTELTAMQMGVAPSQVPAFAPYLTGATLRGTTVELR
- a CDS encoding MlaE family ABC transporter permease, with amino-acid sequence MAVITRRARALVDGPLGVLDTMGDQAAFFAKTIGWIPRTLRRYKREVLRLLTEVAFGSGALALIGGTVVIVATLTFFTGSVVGLQSYSALNQIGTSAFSGFVTAYFNTREVAPLVGALALSATVGAGFTAQLGAQRVSEEIDALEVMAVPSLPFLVTSRVIAGFIAVIPLYVIGLVASYLASRLLVTNFYTQSSGTYDHYFNLFLPPEDVVYSFAKVLVFAFAIILIHCYYGYNAGGGPAGVGVAVGNAVRNSIVVFTVLDNLLTLAIWGTTTSVRIAG